The Fusarium oxysporum f. sp. lycopersici 4287 chromosome 1, whole genome shotgun sequence DNA segment CAAAGTAAACAAACACACGCGAGATAGCCAAGTCACAGCCCACTATCACTTATCGTCGTCGCGCTTCATGTTGGGGTTATACTTTAGACTCGACAAAACCCAACAGCTCAATTACGCATGATGGCACCCGCCGATGCAACTTTGCCTGCTACAAGGCGTACGCGAAGATCAATCGGTGCCCATACAGATGTTAACAAGGCGTTCGAGAAAGAAAATGCGACCGTCGACGTCACAAGTTCGTTGGCCGCGAGTCGCAAAAAGTCGAGGAGCAAGAGTTTAGGTCCTGGTGGCTTGGATGCTCTCATGAAAGCCAACGGAAACAGACGAGCTGTGAGACATGATTCTTGTTTACTCCATACAgtaataactaataaattCAGTCTCTTGCAGTCCCATCAAGAGCCCCGCGCTCAATTCTCAAACAAACCATGCCGATACCTGAAATACCGCCTATGAAGCCGAGACAGCCCGATCTAATTGACTTTGGAGAACCAACAAAAGAAGTTTCGACTCCGAATAGCGCGGATAATAGCGGATCCAAGATCGCAGtcaagacagaagaagagcagcaaGCTGCAGCTCGGGAACGAGAGGAGCGTGAGCGTCGCGATGCTCGTCGCAAATCTCTTGCAAACCGTCGCGTATCTTTTGCTGCCGAGGCAACTCTACACACGTTTCATGAAGTTGAATTTAACCAGGACTCGACGACATCTACTGACTCAACAAGGCGAAACTCAGCCTTTTCCAATGCCGCCGCTCAGCAAAAGGAACGcgatgacgaagagaagaagcagagacGAAGTTCCGGACTCCCACCAGTCAATTTCCACAACTCCGAAGACGACACTGCGACAACGCTCTATAGTTCAGATTCCGAGCCTGCAGATGCAGTCGAAGAGGTTGCcgatgttgaggaagatggcgatgatgatagcaGCGAATCCGACGATGGCACGATGATGACTGTCGATGATGTGACCGGAACAACAGCTGCTTCAGATCGATCGGTCGATTCCGATGGAGAGTCATCCACCCTAGATGAAGCACTCAGACTGGCTGCGCGAAGAGCTGGCAATCAACAActccaagatgaagaagacgacgaccttgacgaggacgaagaaTATATCCCCATGTTTGGATGGggcaaagagaacaagaacaacattGCTGCACAAGATCAAGAAAATCTACCGCCTCCAGCTCGGACCCAGCAAGCTCAAGCAATGCAAGATACGGAGGACGCTACCGAAACCAACATGAGTATGGACATGGATATGGACATGACACGCGCAGTCGGCGGTATCATTAAGCCCCAACCCGCACAGCAGTATGATCCCGATGAGGATATGTCTATGGACGTCACTCGTGTAATAGGGGGCATCATCAAACCCCAACCTCCACAAGAACATAATCCTGATGAGGATATGTCTATGGATGTTACGCGTGCATTTGGTGGTATTGTCAGCCAACCCCAGAGAACCAGCGCTCacaatgacgatgaagaggaagaggaagaggataccCCAATGGAAGAGGCTACCATGGAGTTCACGACCGCAATTGGTGGTATCAAACGCCCAGCGCTCGAGCAAGATGAGGGGTCAGACGGCAACGAAGACATGTCAATGGAACTCACTACTGTTATAGGCGGAGTCCTGTCACAAAAGAAGCGGAAGAGCATAGCTGCTTCTCGAAGGCGTACGGTCAACCGTGCCGAAAATGaaaatgatgatgatgatgcccCCATGGATATGACTCTTGCAGTTGGCCAGATCCTGTCAAAACCCGGAACTGACCATCCAGAAGACCATGAGGATgcggatgaggatgaaggcGATGCTACAATGGGTATGGATATGACCACTGCCATTGGGGGTATTCTCAGCAAAGCGACAGGTGGCTCACGAAACCTGGGCAAGCGGGTTatggaagaggaggctgATAGTGCAGATAGTCCTGATGATGTGCTTCAGGCCGCTATTAGCAAGACTGCAGTTGACGAACAAGCTAAACCCACAACGCCGAGCAATAAGCAGACTAAGACACCAAGCCCCGGACCCTCAAGGACTCCAAGGAGTGCTCTACGAAGTATCACTGGTACTAAAATCTCAACTCCGCAAGCAAATCCTCGAAACTCTCGCACACCTTCACCTGCAAAAGCAACAACACCGCAGTCAACCAAggccaaaacaccaacatcagCCAAACCAGCTACGCCTCAACTCGATTCAGTTGTATCGGAAAAGAGGGCTACACCTCGCTCTACGCAACGAAAACCTCGCTCAGCTTCGCCAAAGCGACCATCTTCTGTGAGAACGACAAGAGCTAGTTCAAGGACCCCATCGCCTGTCAAGTCCACTCCCAAGCAAGGTCTTTTCCAGAATAATTTTAGAAACAGCAACCGAACTCCGACAGTCATACTTACACCCCAACGAAGCTTGTCAGGAATTGGTGCTGACCGGGCTGGACTTGGGTCCCCACAGGTCGCTGCGCTTTTCGATCGACGAGGCTCTATTGGTGATATGGCTACAAATTTCGTGCCGGGAAAGCGTGGCGTCATGTTTGAAGACCCCAAGGAGATGACACAAGAGATTGATCGCGAGGcacaggaagaagaagataaagaaaACCGCAGAAAGATTCTTGAGAGGGAAGCTGATGGCGCCGAAGCCACACTTAACCTACGAGAAATGATTGACAGCCTAAGTCCTAAGCGTAAGCCGCTCAGGGGTCGCAAGAGCCTTCATGTAGGAAGTGCCAAAGGCCTTCTCGGCAAGCGGCCTAATGAacttgacgacgatgaagatgaaccAGAGGACAACGATGGTGTCAAAAGACTCAAAGGTCACCAAGGAAGCCCTGTCAAGAACGTCAGACTTCAGCAACCGCCCTCCAAAGAGGAGACGACGGGAAGATTGAATTATTCGTTCCGACAAAGCCTGCAACCAAATACTGCTACACCGATCTCGTCTTCGCCAGAGAAGCCCGATGCAGCAACCACGCCAAGGCATCAGGGTAGATTCAAGGAGGTTGAAGACGACAGGGCTGGACACCAGGTGAATTTCGATGAAAACCCGATCAGAGATGCGGAGCAGCTGGAGGACGAAGTAGAGGCAGAGGCCGACCAAGACGGAGATAGAATTCATCTTCAGGATTTCCTGAACATGACCTCTATTCGCTTCATGGAGCTGACAACAACCAAGCGTCGTCACACGCAAGCTCCCGGAACCCTTGACAGCGGATTCCTTGATGACGGTGAAGAGGACCTTTCCCTCGAACGTTGTGTTGTTGCTGGAGCTTGCACAGTGCCAATGCTTGAACTCTATCAGCACTCATGCCGTGAGCTGAAGAAGTATATATCGGAAGGCCGACGAATCGTGAAGGAAATTGAGACCGACACATTTGAGGAGAACCCGCCTCTGTTCAAGGAGTATATGGCGGCCACACCTGAGATCAAGACTCTGATGGACAAGCAGTTTATGAACGTCAAGAACCACGCTCGCTTGTTAAGCAAAGCCATGTGGTATGAATGGCGAATGAAACTGCAAGAGGGATTGAAGGAAGGTCTTTTAGGAATCGACGATGGTATGGAAACCGACAAGGAGCTTCTGGATAAGCAGAAGAGTCTCCTTGATTCCGTGCTACCCGCCATTGTGGCTCGTTATAAGTCCCTTCTGGAAGAAAGCAATAATCTCGAGGAGATCGCCCGGGAGCTTGCTGACTGTGACCCTGCCGATCTTGAGGCTGCCCGCGACGAGCTGGCGTCTCTGGATGAGGACGTCGAATATAAGAAGAAGCGCATCGCAGAGCTAAGGGAGCAGTTCCAAGCTTCAGAAGTTGAAGTCGAGGACTTGATCACCCAGAAGCAGAATTGTGTCGATGAAATCGCAGAGTCTGAGAAGATACGAGAGGAATGCCGTGGCTGGACGAGCACAGAAGTCAACAGTCTTAAAGGTAAGTCTTTATAAATCTACTATAAGGCAGTGACTAACACAGTCTTAGCTCGAGTTGATTCCATCGAGAAGCAATGTGGCTGGTCAGTGACTGGCATATCTGGCACTGTCCTATCGATGGCCTACAGGCGTGAGATTGAGATCGTCTTTGATATCGCCGCGTTCCAGGAGCATCAACCGAACTCGGCAATTGATCTCTGGTATATCGCTGATAGCCGGGAACAGAACGCACTTCCCAAGACAACAGAGAAGGAGTTCTTCTTACAGAGTATTCGCGATTACGTTCGTGCGCTTCCTCATAGCCGCACTGAGGTTGCCCACCTCCTAAAAAGTGTCCAAAATGCCTGGGACAAGGCAAACCTCGTCTCGTCGCAAGTTGTCCGACTAAACGCTACCTTTCCCACGACAGTGGAGAAAACATCCGACTCAAGTATAGCCATCACAACATCTTTGCTGCTCGTGCCTCTTGAGACTCGTCTTGAAATCAAGCTGGATCTCCAGGGTCAAAGCAGCGCCGAAGCACTCGACGTGATGATTGCACCTGATGCTAAGGTGCTGTATGGTGAACACTTTAACGTACCCAAAGTGACTGAATTTCTAACGGCACGGATTGGCAAGGCTGTTGGGGCTGGAGAAGAGCAGTGGAGTGACGTGATGGTTGAATTGCACGGAAGACTGATTGCGAGAGGTCGCAAGGCAGGATAGTGCATACAAGCCCAGTATAATGAGTGACGATGGTAACGGGAATTGGAGCATATGGGAACGAATCACTGGCGTTGTTTGGACACAGATACCTAGGTTTGCGTTTGTCTTTGTCTATAGCAGTGCTTTGTGGCACTGCTCCATTGGCCGATGTTTAACAACAAAGGCTTTTGTGAAAATAAAATCATCTATTCACTAACTATTATCTCGTGTTTGTCCATGACTGCGTAAGCATCAAAGACCTTTCAGCGGAATGGAGGTGATACAATAAGGCCAAACTTGAAGGCACCCTAGGTATTGCTTTGATGTGGTACTATGTTAACAGAGCCATCTCTTTATTGTCAATATCTACACTTCTCAGGCAGGATCAGTGCTCACACAGCAAGGCCAACACACCTCAGTGTCTGAAAGAGATTTCATTTCTACTGCCACTGTTCGCTAGTGCTTGTTCAGCGACTGTCTTGTGGGTTGATACTGCCAGCGTCTGCCTGGCCACTGTCAAGGACTTGATTCACAACAAAAGAATGCTGGGAGTAACAATAAATTCGCCAAACAACCCGTGACTCTTCAAattctgcttcttgaaaaGATCCCTTCAGTACAATACGATATGATAAATCTTCACCTTCACGCATCATATGTCAAGTGAGTTCCATAAACCTTTCACTCACTTATATACACTTCCGCAATCTCATTCATACGCTCCTGATACTATACTATGCTTACTATACTATACGAAGTCATCATAACTCAAGGGAACTAACATTTGAGACTTCTTATCCATTCCCTCGACACGAATCAACGACATGGCACGCGCATCAGATCTTAGCTGGGTCTGGGGTTGGCTGCCCCTTGACGACAAGTACGAGTGGGATTCTATCTTCACCATAGACGAGGCTTTTGACAACAAATACTACAATATTACCTTCGCCGCTATATCCGTTCTTTACAAGATCCTCAAAGCAATAAGCATCATCCTTGTGCCCATCGCAATCCTCCTCGGCCACTGGCTTGCCAGCTTGGCCGTACTAATCCTTTCCGTCGTCAGGCTGTCCATTTTGGTTCTCATCCTGAAAGTATTTGGAGATGGATTCGAAAGCCACCAAGAGGTGGTAAGACCATTCTTTTCCACCATGTGGAATATTGGGGAGTGTCTATCGATGTCAAGCCTCCTTACATACTTTCCCATGATCAGGTTTAGGGCTTGCCAAGCAATAGAAATTGTGAGGGAACATCTCGTTTCTATACGAGACGAGCTATACGAAATCACAGGCATTGACTTTCATTATCCTGACCTACCAGACGGAGACATAACCCACATCCAACCCAGCGATACTCGTGCGGAACGGTGGATGAGGCAGCTGGTCCAGGAGGACAGGATCAGAAGGTAAGCTCGACAAGACGAACAGGACCGGATCGCTGAGGCGGAAAACAGGAGAAGGGGCATCGAGAATGAAAGGATTGGCGGCCATGATGTTATCGGAAATCAACAAGAAAGCCTGGACGGAGGACCAGAAACACCAGCCGCAAGAACCAATCCTCACGACAGTGACGAGGAGATGGGGAGTTTCGAGCCTGGTGCCGCCGGGGATCCCGGCGTAAGTTCAAAGGAGGAGCAGACCCCCCTAGCATCTACAATTTATGACGCTCAAATGGCCGATGTATGGCGACCAAATGAAAAGGAAAGTAAAAGAATTGGAGATGCAGCTCAGAACCTGTTTAAAGACCTCATGGAccaagatgacgaagacTCCTCGGAAGACACAAAACCAGAAAGAGAGCCGTCAATGAGCCCAATGAGAGAGATAGTAACCGAAGATCAACAGGCAAACCTCGAAGATACTCCTATGCAGGATATGCAGTCGTCTGCACCACCCGCCATTACCGCTGGACTTCACCTACCGATTCAGCAACCAGAGGGCCCGCGTGTCCAGGCGCAGCCTTTCATATCGCCAGAGTCTCGTCCCATAGGCCAAGGGATGTCTCCACGGGAGGAAGCCAAGCTTGCGGACATGCTTGTGGCCGCGTTTGAGGAACATGGCCCGGACACACCCATACAAGATGCTCAACCTCCCAGTGTTCGCCCTCAACCTCTCACGTCTGCAGACCCGCTTCTAGAGGCTTTTCGTGCTAGACTCAAGGCAGCAGAAA contains these protein-coding regions:
- a CDS encoding hypothetical protein (At least one base has a quality score < 10) codes for the protein MARASDLSWVWGWLPLDDKYEWDSIFTIDEAFDNKYYNITFAAISVLYKILKAISIILVPIAILLGHWLASLAVLILSVVRLSILVLILKVFGDGFESHQEVVRPFFSTMWNIGECLSMSSLLTYFPMIRFRACQAIEIVREHLVSIRDELYEITGIDFHYPDLPDGDITHIQPSDTRAERWMRQLVQEDRIRRRRGIENERIGGHDVIGNQQESLDGGPETPAARTNPHDSDEEMGSFEPGAAGDPGVSSKEEQTPLASTIYDAQMADVWRPNEKESKRIGDAAQNLFKDLMDQDDEDSSEDTKPEREPSMSPMREIVTEDQQANLEDTPMQDMQSSAPPAITAGLHLPIQQPEGPRVQAQPFISPESRPIGQGMSPREEAKLADMLVAAFEEHGPDTPIQDAQPPSVRPQPLTSADPLLEAFRARLKAAETEPQPDKYYAQVPKDRDPLDPVKEATADQRAN